TGCAAGCATGCCGCCTGCTGGGGTTGTTTAATACACAGACGGGACCCCCAGAGCACGCAGTGTATCCTTACGGCTTTGTACTGGAAGAGCTGAGCGAACTGGTCCCTGGTCTCGTAGCGGTGGGCAGCTCCCTGCCAGTGGTCAGGCATGTAGTGAACGTGGGACAGCACCACCTTCAGCAGCTGTTCCGGACACAACACCTCGTGTTTATCAGGGATAAAACACctgcagacagagacataaccATCACCCTGGGGGGGAGGACATCAGTTCCCAATTCTGCCCCTCCTCAGGGCAGCACAACACCTCGTGTTTATCAGGGATAAAACAACCGCAGACAGAAACCACACCGGTAAACATGGGGGTCCCGCACTGGTATGAACTCCGACCCCCTCCATCTCTGTCCCCCTAAACTCCAAGCCCACAGGACTGCAAAATACTACGTGTTTATCAGGGATAAAACCCACAAACCGGGAAGCATCAGTCCCCACTCTGCTCCCCCCGCAATGGCACAACTTCACTCTGCAAACAACTCAGACCCCTCCACCCCCTCAACCCCATGCCCTCAGGATGCCCCAGACTCAAACAGTGCACAGCAAGAGACCGCACTAACAGGAAAAGTGATAGCTGGAGGATGAACTGGTCAACAACATATCAAACTGTCTCGGGATCCTTCACAAAATGGCATGCAGAGTGCCCTcagtgagaccctccctctgtaccaatccctcacagtgtgaccctccctctgtaccaACCCCTCACACTgagaccctccctctgtaccaatccctcacagtgtgaccctccctctgtaccGACCCCTCAcagtgagaccctccctctgtaccGACCCCtcgcagtgtgaccctccctctgtaccGACCCCTCAcagtgagaccctccctctgtaccGATCCCTCGcagtgagaccctccctctgtaccGATCCCtcgcagtgtgaccctccctctgtactgatccctcacagtgtgaccctccctctgtaccGACCCCTCGcagtgagaccctccctctgtaccgacccctcacagtgtgaccctccctctgtaccaACCGCCAGAGTgagaccctccctctgtaccAACCCCTCACagtgagacccttcctcagtaccAACCCTCacagtgagaccctccctcagtaccaaccctcacagtgagaccctccctctgtaccgacccctcacagtgtgaccctccctctgtaccaacccctcacagtgtgaccctccctctgtaccaATCCCTCAcagtgagaccctccctctgTATCACTCCAATATACAGACGGTCACCACGGTCTTGCACAGAAGCTGATCCTCACAGTCTCCCTCCCCTCTGGACCTCCATTCCTGAAGtgccactcccctccccctccacgtGGAGCCCCAGAGCCCCACCTGCACACGGTGACGCAGATGCCGAGCAGGGTAATGGTGGTGAGCACATGCTCCACAGCCAGGACGTCCTCGTCGTAGACGGTGAGGGTGATGAGCACGGCCAGGATGGAGCCGGCGAAGAAGGCCACGTTCTTGGCCAGCACGGTGAGCAGGGGCGACAGGAAGCAGCTCATGTACTTGGACGCGGCCTTGTAGCCGCGGCCGAGGCGGGACTGCAGCTCGTGGTCGAGCTCGTTGAAGTGCCGCAGGTAGCAGCGGCCGTACAGGGACCAGCAGCGGGCCCCCAGGCTGCCCGGCTCGCGCTTGATGACCTCGGCGTAGCTGAAGAAGGCGTAGAGGATCTGCCAAACCAGGACGAGGGGGCACAGCAGCAGATTGGTGATGCCGATCCACAGGATGCGCCCGCTGAGACGCTGGGCCAGCTCCTGCCGGTTCACCGCCTTCTTGTACTCCGGCTTGAGGCTCCACTCGTTCAGAAAGAGGGAGCCCGGCCCCCACAGGAAGATCAGCTCAAAGTTGTACCTGAGGCCGCGGGTGTAGAAGACCAGCTCCCCAAGGAGGGGCAGCCGGAAGCGGACGGGCAGAAGGGACTTGTTGATCATTGCCACCATGTAGTTGTTGAAGCGAAGAATGCGGTGGTAGATGTCCAGCTCGCTCAGTTCCCGCTTCTGGATGCACATCAGGTGCTCCCGCTGCGCCTGGATGATGCGGGTCTGCACCTCCTGCCAGCTGTAGTAGGGCACGTGGGCCTGAAACACACAGAACTTCAGTCCTCAGGGACCCTTCCCCCAAATCACccacctcccatccctcccccacccacactgaGAGACGATGCCAGTCTGCACCTCCTGCCAGCTGTAGTTGGGCGCGTGAGCCTGAAACACAGAGAACTTCAGTCCTCAGGGACCCTTCCCCCAAATCACCCACCTCCCATCCCTCCACCACCCACACTGAGAGACGATGCCAGCCTGCACCTCCTGCCAGCTGTAGTAGAACTGAATTAGGCACCTCGGCCagtccagtctgctccgccattccatcagggctgattcaaccccattctccagccttctcccataacccttaatatccagactaatcaaaaacctatcaacctccgctttaaatatacccaatcacttggcctccacagcaatgaattccacagattcaccaccctctggctaaagaaattcctcctcacctctgttctaatgggatgtccttctattctgagctgATGCTAGACTCTCCCAATATAGGTAACATCCttaccacatccattctatctagtcctttcaatattcaatagatttgagtgagattccccctcattcttctaaactccagtgagttcaagcccagagccatcaaactctcctcatgttAAGCTTTCCATTCCTGACTCATTCTTGTGaaacttctctggaccctctccaaagtcagcacatcctttcttagataaagggcccaaagctgctcacaatactccacgtagGGTCTGACTAATGtttataaaggctcagtattacatccttgcttttgtaatcTAGCTCTCTctaaatgaatgccagcattgtatttgtcttccttatcactgactcaacctctgagctaaccttttgggaatcctgcacgagaactccATAGTCCgcttgatttctgaattttctccctgtttagaaaatagtccaaacctttactccttctaccaaagagtATGGCCATACAaatcccgacactatattccacctgtcacttctttgcccattctcgtaATCTGTCTGAGaccttctgcagaatccctgcttcctcagctccACCTGTCTCTGTATCATATGCAGACTTAGCCACTCTGTCACTgtcgctggctgtccacttgatctatgcctcttaccatcttataCTGGAACAATCAATCTCACCTTAGGCAAGGTAACCTTGGAGGAAGGCTCTGGGAAAAAGACAAAACAGGGCAAAGACCTACCATGGGTATCTTGAGGGCATTTTTGTAAAATGCCCTGATCTCCCAGTAGCAGCAGACGTTATAGAGGAACTTCACCAGACGATGCACCCAGAAGACTCCAGCTGTCAGAAGGACGACCACCATTAGCAGATTCTGACGGATCCTGGGAATACAGGAGGGCTGACAGTGAGATTCCTAACCTGTGTCTAGCAGGAGCGCATGCAGCATACGAAGGCACTCAGGCCCTCTACCCATGGTCACCATGTGACTCCACCCCAGTAAGGTGGCTGAAGGGACAGTGAGGAAGGGGAGCTGGTGGGCCTTATGTCCCTGGATCACTGGGAACATTTCTGTACAGGTGGGATGGGTTGCACGTTAACCAGTGAGGGACCAGCagcctggtgggggggggggggggggagtaggtTTGCTGGTGCTGTTTCTAAACCTCAGGGCTAATGCAATAGCTGAGAAGGAAGCCATCTACCCTATTGAACAACAGTGTAAGTTCTACATAAACAGTCTAGTTAGtccctctcctcattgcttttTCCTCTTCAAATTCAGTTCCCTTCTGACTGTGTTGCCATTGTTGGCCCTGTTACTGTGCCAAAGGACCCTATAGCTGAAATTATCTCCATCACCCAGTTACACCTCTGAAGTACAATCCAGATTTGAATCACTCCCTGCATTCACGAGGAAGGTTCAAACAGCGGGCAGGGAAGCAGGCGCTCAGAACGGTAGTTCACTGGACAGTCAATTACACAATTACAGGAGGAATCATGTCCAGAGGACAGAACAAGGGAAGTTGTATCCTTTTTAATACAACAGGTATAACCATAAGTTAGATCAACTGAGAGCTTTAATTAATATACAGGGGGAATTACTgacagcatttaagaaactcttcaaCCTCCCAGGCATACACAGCCACGGCCAAGTGTTGGGTGAAGGGATTAATACGGAAAGGTTTCTCTGGCCTGCATGGATGAATTGGACTAAACGGCTCATTCTCTATACTGTAGGTAGATCTCCTGCTGAGTCGATCTGCTCACAGAGAGCTGGGTCACTTAGAACATTACAGCTCAGTCCGGGCCCTTCGACCCAAGATGTGTGCCAATCTTTtaccctactctaagatcaagctaacccttccctcctacataaccctccatttttctatcacccatgtgcgtATCTCAGAGGcttatccatgcctcttatcggcttacacacctttatcaagttatctttcattctccttcgctccaagcagcaaagccccagctcactcaacctaccctcataagacatgctctctaatccaggtagcgtcctggtaaatctcctctgcatcctctccaaagtttccacatccttcctataaagaggtgaccagaactgagcacagtattccaaatgtggtttAACCTGGCTTTTCACACTTCCTTCAGGCACAGGGAGCTGGGTCACATTGTAGGGACTCGAGAAAGCAGGAGGCCATTCTGCCCCTCATGCCTACTGCACCATTCCATAAGATCAGTCTGATTGCTCATCTCAGTGCTGCTTCCCTGCACCAACCCAGCAAGCACCATGACTGAAGCTCCCGGACTTCTCAGTgggagaattccaaaggttcgcCATCCACCTATGGACACAAGTTACTCTGCACTCTATCCTGAATGGCCAACCCCTTCTCCCTGCTCCTACACACCTCCACCAGGGGAAATAATTGCCCCAcatccaccccaccacaccctaCTGGAAGTGTCTGTGACTTGTTGAGACAGGCTTTCTGGTGTCCAAACACAAGGGTATGGACCAAATCTGCATAATCACTCTTCACAGAACAAATGGAACaaaggactggaggcccagagggGGCCTGTCTGGGCGGGTGGTAGGGTTGCAAAGGaatttgttttgctgctgttttgtTGTTATGTTGTTCTTCTGAACACTGCGGGCATGCTTCATATTGGTACTAGAATAAGTGGCAACtcttgtaggctgcccccagcacatccggTTGTGTTGAtcattgacgcaaacaatgcattaaattgcatgtttcaatgtaaatgtgataaataaatctgaaatgaaTCCCATTGAGTACAATAATTGGAAAGTCATGTTCCAGCTAAGTAAGACTTTGGTGAGACTGTAGTTCGGTATTGTGTGCAGTGCTGCTCCTCCCattacaggaagcatgtggaggctttggagagagggattgaagatgctgtctggattagagagcattcgCTCTAAGGAGAAGGGAACAAACTTGATTTCTCTGGAGCATTAGAAGCTGAGGGGAAATTGGACAGAATATATAAATTAGcaggggtatagataggctgGATGGTCAGTCTTTTTCTGGGGGGGGGGTAATGAAACTAAAGGGTATAGATAACCTGGATGGTCAGTCTTCTTCTGAGGGGGGAGGGCATGAAGCTAAAGGGTATAGGGTATAGATAGGCTGGATGGTCAGTCTTtttctggggtgggggggagtatgAAACTAAATAGTACAGACAGCCTGGATAGCCAGTCTTTTTCCAGGGGCAGGAGTATGAAACTAAAGGGTATAGACAGGCTGGATGGTCTTTttctgggggggcggggggtgtatGAAATTAAAGGGTGTAGTTAGGCTGGATGGTCAGTCTTTTTGCGGGGGGGGTATGAAACTAAAGGGTATAGGGTATAGATAGGCTGGATAGTCAGTCTTTTTCTGGGGGGGAGTATGAAACTAAGGAGTATAGAGGAGAGGGtaagatttttaaaatttgaaaGGAACACGAGGGGCATGCTTttctacacagagggtggtgtgtatatgggtgctgggtggcacagtgagtatagcagttagcataatgatTGTAACCAGAATTCGATCTCTAAGGAaattgtacgttctcctcgtgaccacatgggcttcctcccacattctaaagacacacaggttagggttagtaagttatggtgACACCCgcaggctgcccacagcacatcctcagactgcgtTGATTTGATTGTTGAAGCAAATGACAcactttactgtatgttttggtaATTTGATGTAATCTCACAAAAAAAGCTCATCTTTATGGAACATGCTACAAGAGgagatggttgaggcaggtacgttCACAGTGTTTAAGCATTTGGACAGGTAGAGGGATAACAGAGCTTTAGAGGGGCTGGGCTAAACGTGGGCAACTGGGATTCGTGTGAACAGGAATTGCATTCTGCATGGACGAGCTGAGTGGGAGAGCCTGGTCCTCTGCTGTAGAACTCAATGGCTCGAAAAGTACCTGTTCTATCAGAGATAAAAGAGTACCCAGGTCTCTCTGCAAACCCGGACTCTCTGGCCAACAGATTCTCTGCTCTCCAAGTTTTTTCCTGTTGAAGTGGCGACCTCAGACTTTCCCCACTCATCTGTCATGTCCTCATCCAGTTGTTTAAAAGAATAAAGATAAAgactggctttatttgtcacatctatattgaaatattgaaacatacagtgaactgcatcatttgtgtcaatgaccaacacagtccgaggatgtgccgggggcagcccacaagtgtcaccatgcttccagtgccaacatagcatgcccacaactgactggCCCCagcccatacgtctttggaatatgggagggaaCTGCAGCACGTGGggacacgtggtcacagggagaatgtacaaaccccttacagaaagCGGCAGGAACCCAACCCCAGTCTTACAGCTGGCAccgtaaagcattgcgctaactgtTACGCCCCAGCTGTTTAGCTTCAGACTGAGGTCTACCCATCTAAGATGGAGATGACAGGGAATTTCATTTCCCAGGTGGTGAATCTCCGGAATTAGAGCCGCAGTGGGAGAGTGAGTGGGTTTGTTCAAGGCAGGGATGAATAGATACTAGGGCTACAGGGATAGCAATGGAACGAGGGCCAATACCATTTGAATTTCTATTCTCATTCCTACTCCGCTTATTCCATGATGAGACCGCACTCaggtggagaagcaacatctcATACTCCActaggtagactccaacctgattgcatgaacatcgatttctcctgaTAACttgttcccctcctcctttcctcttctattccccactctggccttttacctcttctcctcgcctgcccatcgcctcccccggtgcctccccttcttccctttctcctacggtctactctcctctcccatcacatTCCTTCATTTCCAACCCTTTGCCTTTCccccatcacctatcaccttctagctatcctccttctctccccccaacttattattctgccatcttcccccttcctttccaggcccgaagaagggtctcggcccgaaacatccactgttcattcatttccacaggtgctgcctgacctgctgagttcctccagcattttgcatgtgtcacATCAGTTAAAActggattgaatggcagaacagcctcGTGACCTGCCTGAGACAGGGCAGGAACCATCCCATGTGACAAGTGTGGACCTGTGGGATGGGACAGTACTGTTCCCCCCACCTCAGACAGAACACAATTCCTTACCTGGCCGTGCAGATGTgtgggtgaggtggggtgggacatttcattcccccctccccaaacTTAACACAGCTCCTTACCTGGCCGTCCAGTTGTGTGGTGTGGTGCCTGTGGGGTGGGAcatttcatcccccctcccccaaactTACCACAGTTCCTTACCTAGACGTGCAGGTGTGTGGTGTGGTGACCGTGAGGTGGGACAGTTcaaaccaccccctccccaccccgacTTAGCAGAGTTCCTTACCTGGCTGTGCAGGTGTGTGGGGGCAGGAAGGCATCAGGCAAAGTGACCTTGACCACCTGGTTGCTGTGGTGTGTGCTGTTCAGCACCTTGTTGGCAAACAGAATGTCATAATCAACGCAGTTAACCAGGAAGGTCGTGAACGCAACGACAAAAACAAATTGCCTGTAAAACAAGACAGAAGTTTGAGCAGGAGGTCCCTGGGGGCTGATGCAACACCAAGATCCCTCAACACTGCCCAGCAACATTTACTTCTTAtttaatttacagtggccaactaacctaccaaccagtacgtctttggactgtgggaggaaacccagacgGTCACGGGAAGGCCGTACAAACATTCTTACAGAGGATCCCGGAGGAGAacactgaactctgacaccccaagctgtaatagtgtcacgctaccTGGTGCCCCATTGTAACTTGTCGTAACTTTTCTCTttgctttgcactgtactgctgccacaaaacaaaaaatttcacgaCATCTCTCAGGGATAATagaccttattctgattctgtttcattAGTCGTcggaggagacttggtatgtcaccaagactCTAACAGACTTCTACAGaatctgactggttgcaccaccggctggtacggaggggccactacacaggattggaaaaggctgAGACACAACCAGCACCAtcgtgagcactagcctccccagcatcgaggacaccctCAGAAGGCAAAGCCTCAGAGGCAGGGCAGGGGACGGTAGGGCAGGGTGGGGCTGCGGTGGGGCAGAAGGTGGAAATGGCCTGCACCTGTCTCCAATGTTGTGATAGGACTGTGGTTCGGGCAGAGTTAGTGACAACAAAGTGCACAACTTACACTAGCTCAAACATTTCACCAAGTACCATGCAGAGGAAGCCATTCTTCTGATGTAGGTGGTAGATGTATAGGTGGTTAAGGAAAGGATTGTGGTCAGTCTGCAGGCACGTCACATCACAAAGAACTCTCAAGCATCCCTCCTTAACCCCACCGTGCCTCGAGGCAAACATCACAGACACTCACTCTAACTCTGTACTGCTGAGGAAGGGGAATTGAAAGAGACACCTCACTTAAAGAGAGAAGGTCTGAGGAAGGGGAACAGTCCGTGAAATGACGGAAACattgtgtacagatatccccggGGGAGGGGACTGTCACCGTACAGGTATCCCTGGGGGAggggactgacagacaccataTAGGTATTCCTGGGGGAGGGGACTGTCACTGTACAGGTATCCCTGGGGGaggggactgacagacaccgtacAGGTATCCCCAGGGGAGAGGACAATACAGTTATCCACTTTAACTACACAACAGCCAACCTGCAGTTCCACTACattacagacagacacacaaacaaCTGCATCAGGCACACTGCAGGAAGAGGCAAATTCCACGATTGCGGTGGAACAGCCACCATGTTTGGATATTCTGGTGAAGAACAGGTCCAGGTTCTCAATGTGATGCCATGGAGCTGGAAGGAATGAAATGAATAATAAAGGTTAGAAACAGCTTAGGTTCAAAGAGCAGAGGAAAGCCAATTAAACCATAAATAAAAGCAAAGTTCATCACAGGTTCAAAATCCACCGTGAAAACAGattgttttatttattcattgagagaCACAGTGCAGTAACAGGTAACGAGCCCACGCTACCCAATTACAGTCACATGACCAATAAACCACTCACCCGTACacctttggcatgtgggaggaatccagagcacccgggggaaacccaggccgtcacgggg
This genomic stretch from Mobula birostris isolate sMobBir1 chromosome 6, sMobBir1.hap1, whole genome shotgun sequence harbors:
- the atg9a gene encoding autophagy-related protein 9A → MAEFSTEYQRLQTSDTDTPPGEEELLVHQADGGKSPWHHIENLDLFFTRIYHLHQKNGFLCMVLGEMFELVQFVFVVAFTTFLVNCVDYDILFANKVLNSTHHSNQVVKVTLPDAFLPPHTCTARIRQNLLMVVVLLTAGVFWVHRLVKFLYNVCCYWEIRAFYKNALKIPMAHVPYYSWQEVQTRIIQAQREHLMCIQKRELSELDIYHRILRFNNYMVAMINKSLLPVRFRLPLLGELVFYTRGLRYNFELIFLWGPGSLFLNEWSLKPEYKKAVNRQELAQRLSGRILWIGITNLLLCPLVLVWQILYAFFSYAEVIKREPGSLGARCWSLYGRCYLRHFNELDHELQSRLGRGYKAASKYMSCFLSPLLTVLAKNVAFFAGSILAVLITLTVYDEDVLAVEHVLTTITLLGICVTVCRCFIPDKHEVLCPEQLLKVVLSHVHYMPDHWQGAAHRYETRDQFAQLFQYKAVFILEELLSPIVTPFILIFSLRNKSLEIIDFFRNFTVEVVGVGDTCSFAQMDIRHHGHPAWVPAGRTEASVYQQAEDGKTELSLMRFAIIHPHWRPPPHSNAFISRLRQQLSQDAPAAGGSPHPDGALHSLNSLTEPQSLLAGPPSLPPRGPECSSDAASSLRSFSFAPGSRQLPLPRTTNSTGAPATAGSEWMLSTESSVWEGLLPNSRAELASSQMSLHTLYMHEFHKQQTQGESARHVWYRRESDESGDSGPEEAEGNRPPPPVIPRSSTYPVSGNQPVDSRDSSLPLLASRSRRYGGTSGFSSAQRLASRGAMGGWAEATSPSPQTQVLPDEGNEDELPSQTHQV